One region of Sardina pilchardus chromosome 18, fSarPil1.1, whole genome shotgun sequence genomic DNA includes:
- the erlec1 gene encoding endoplasmic reticulum lectin 1 isoform X3, whose product MHANHPFSVFFVSVLGVCFSVSANRGGGYPSFTDEIPFKINWPGADVSLPASGVLYKEDDFVIMTTLEKEKYKCLLPSLTGGDENDERDYSGPNPDALLDPLFKQSSCSYRLESYWTYEVCHGKHVRQYHEEKETGQTNVQEYYLGNLLKKSADSSTEPEPESDGESSSAKDTEVLTKNIEGQLTPYYPVEMGDGTACPLKHNKPRFTTVLYVCHPEAKHEILSIAEVTTCEYEVVVLTPLLCLHPKYRFKSSPVNAIFCQALSGSPLRPQRLSRLDQEQQDLLKPPFGSSTTEREEEAPPVREEAYTSTHKPMAVGGQSQVAVGTTHISRLTDEQLIKEFLSGSYCLHGGVGWWKYEFCYGKHVHQYHEDKEQGKSTVVVGNWNPEEHLEWAKKNAARSYQLKEEGLQKVKAVSHFYGHGDVCDLTGKPRQVIVKLKCKESESPHAVTVYLLEPNTCQYILGVESPVICKILDTADENGLLSLPS is encoded by the exons ATGCACGCAAATCACCCATTTTCCGTATTTTTCGTTTCGGTCTTGGGGGTTTGTTTCAGTGTTTCGGCGAACAGGGGAGGAGGCTACCCTTCATTTACTGATGAAATCCCATTCAAAATCAACTGGCCTGGTGCAGACGTCAGCCTG CCTGCATCAGGGGTTCTCTACAAAGAGGATGACTTTGTTATTATGACGACGTTGGAAAAGGAGAAATACAAATGTTTACTGCCTTCCTTAACAGGTGGAGATGAG AATGACGAAAGGGACTACAGTGGCCCTAATCCAGATGCTCTTCTTGATCCGTTATTCAAGCAGAGCAGCTGTTCATACAGG cttGAGTCATACTGGACATACGAGGTGTGCCATGGGAAACACGTGAGACAGTACCATGAGGAGAAGGAGACAGGCCAG ACAAATGTTCAGGAATACTACCTCGGAAACCTGCTGAAGAAGAGCGCCGATTCTTCAACAG AGCCTGAACCTGAATCAGATGGGGAATCATCATCTGCTAAAGATACAGAG GTTCTCACTAAGAACATTGAGGGCCAGCTGACCCCATACTACCCTGTAGAGATGGGTGATGGGACGGCCTGCCCGCTGAAGCATAACAAGCCGCGCTTCACCACTGTCCTGTACGTGTGCCATCCCGAGGCCAAGCACGAGATCCTCTCCATTGCTGAGGTCACCACCTGCGAGTACGAGGTGGTGGTGCTCACACCGCTACTCTGCTTACACCCCAAATATAG GTTCAAGTCTTCGCCAGTGAACGCCATCTTCTGCCAGGCTCTCTCTGGCTCGCCTCTCAGGCCTCAGCGCCTCTCCAGGCTGGACCAAGAGCAGCAGGACCTGCTCAAGCCCCCCTTTGGCTCCTCTACCactgagagagag GAGGAGGCACCTCCTGTCCGAGAGGAGGCCTACACATCGACCCATAAGCCCATGGCTGTCGGGGGGCAGTCTCAGGTGGCCGTGGGCACCACTCATATCTCTCGGCTGACGGATGAGCAGCTGATTAAGGAGTTCCTTAGTGGCTCCTACTGTTTGCATGGG GGCGTTGGGTGGTGGAAGTATGAGTTCTGTTATGGCAAACATGTCCATCAGTATCACGAG GACAAGGAGCAGGGCAAGAGCACCGTGGTGGTGGGGAACTGGAACCCCGAGGAGCATCTGGAGTGGGCCAAGAAGAACGCTGCACGCTCCTATCAGCTGAAGGAAGAAGGCCTGCAGAAAGTCAA AGCCGTCTCCCACTTCTATGGGCATGGGGATGTGTGTGACCTGACTGGAAAGCCAAGACAGGTCATCGTGAAGCTAAA GTGCAAAGAGTCAGAATCTCCCCACGCTGTCACAGTGTACTTGTTGGAGCCAAACACCTGTCAATACATTCTTGGG GTGGAGTCCCCAGTCATTTGCAAGATCCTGGATACTGCCGATGAGAATGGCCTGCTGTCTCTTCCAAGCTAA
- the erlec1 gene encoding endoplasmic reticulum lectin 1 isoform X1: protein MHANHPFSVFFVSVLGVCFSVSANRGGGYPSFTDEIPFKINWPGADVSLPASGVLYKEDDFVIMTTLEKEKYKCLLPSLTGGDENDERDYSGPNPDALLDPLFKQSSCSYRLESYWTYEVCHGKHVRQYHEEKETGQKTNVQEYYLGNLLKKSADSSTEPEPESDGESSSAKDTEVLTKNIEGQLTPYYPVEMGDGTACPLKHNKPRFTTVLYVCHPEAKHEILSIAEVTTCEYEVVVLTPLLCLHPKYRFKSSPVNAIFCQALSGSPLRPQRLSRLDQEQQDLLKPPFGSSTTEREEEAPPVREEAYTSTHKPMAVGGQSQVAVGTTHISRLTDEQLIKEFLSGSYCLHGGVGWWKYEFCYGKHVHQYHEDKEQGKSTVVVGNWNPEEHLEWAKKNAARSYQLKEEGLQKVKAVSHFYGHGDVCDLTGKPRQVIVKLKCKESESPHAVTVYLLEPNTCQYILGVESPVICKILDTADENGLLSLPS from the exons ATGCACGCAAATCACCCATTTTCCGTATTTTTCGTTTCGGTCTTGGGGGTTTGTTTCAGTGTTTCGGCGAACAGGGGAGGAGGCTACCCTTCATTTACTGATGAAATCCCATTCAAAATCAACTGGCCTGGTGCAGACGTCAGCCTG CCTGCATCAGGGGTTCTCTACAAAGAGGATGACTTTGTTATTATGACGACGTTGGAAAAGGAGAAATACAAATGTTTACTGCCTTCCTTAACAGGTGGAGATGAG AATGACGAAAGGGACTACAGTGGCCCTAATCCAGATGCTCTTCTTGATCCGTTATTCAAGCAGAGCAGCTGTTCATACAGG cttGAGTCATACTGGACATACGAGGTGTGCCATGGGAAACACGTGAGACAGTACCATGAGGAGAAGGAGACAGGCCAG AAGACAAATGTTCAGGAATACTACCTCGGAAACCTGCTGAAGAAGAGCGCCGATTCTTCAACAG AGCCTGAACCTGAATCAGATGGGGAATCATCATCTGCTAAAGATACAGAG GTTCTCACTAAGAACATTGAGGGCCAGCTGACCCCATACTACCCTGTAGAGATGGGTGATGGGACGGCCTGCCCGCTGAAGCATAACAAGCCGCGCTTCACCACTGTCCTGTACGTGTGCCATCCCGAGGCCAAGCACGAGATCCTCTCCATTGCTGAGGTCACCACCTGCGAGTACGAGGTGGTGGTGCTCACACCGCTACTCTGCTTACACCCCAAATATAG GTTCAAGTCTTCGCCAGTGAACGCCATCTTCTGCCAGGCTCTCTCTGGCTCGCCTCTCAGGCCTCAGCGCCTCTCCAGGCTGGACCAAGAGCAGCAGGACCTGCTCAAGCCCCCCTTTGGCTCCTCTACCactgagagagag GAGGAGGCACCTCCTGTCCGAGAGGAGGCCTACACATCGACCCATAAGCCCATGGCTGTCGGGGGGCAGTCTCAGGTGGCCGTGGGCACCACTCATATCTCTCGGCTGACGGATGAGCAGCTGATTAAGGAGTTCCTTAGTGGCTCCTACTGTTTGCATGGG GGCGTTGGGTGGTGGAAGTATGAGTTCTGTTATGGCAAACATGTCCATCAGTATCACGAG GACAAGGAGCAGGGCAAGAGCACCGTGGTGGTGGGGAACTGGAACCCCGAGGAGCATCTGGAGTGGGCCAAGAAGAACGCTGCACGCTCCTATCAGCTGAAGGAAGAAGGCCTGCAGAAAGTCAA AGCCGTCTCCCACTTCTATGGGCATGGGGATGTGTGTGACCTGACTGGAAAGCCAAGACAGGTCATCGTGAAGCTAAA GTGCAAAGAGTCAGAATCTCCCCACGCTGTCACAGTGTACTTGTTGGAGCCAAACACCTGTCAATACATTCTTGGG GTGGAGTCCCCAGTCATTTGCAAGATCCTGGATACTGCCGATGAGAATGGCCTGCTGTCTCTTCCAAGCTAA
- the erlec1 gene encoding endoplasmic reticulum lectin 1 isoform X2: protein MHANHPFSVFFVSVLGVCFSVSANRGGGYPSFTDEIPFKINWPGADVSLPASGVLYKEDDFVIMTTLEKEKYKCLLPSLTGGDENDERDYSGPNPDALLDPLFKQSSCSYRLESYWTYEVCHGKHVRQYHEEKETGQKTNVQEYYLGNLLKKSADSSTEPEPESDGESSSAKDTEVLTKNIEGQLTPYYPVEMGDGTACPLKHNKPRFTTVLYVCHPEAKHEILSIAEVTTCEYEVVVLTPLLCLHPKYRFKSSPVNAIFCQALSGSPLRPQRLSRLDQEQQDLLKPPFGSSTTEREEAPPVREEAYTSTHKPMAVGGQSQVAVGTTHISRLTDEQLIKEFLSGSYCLHGGVGWWKYEFCYGKHVHQYHEDKEQGKSTVVVGNWNPEEHLEWAKKNAARSYQLKEEGLQKVKAVSHFYGHGDVCDLTGKPRQVIVKLKCKESESPHAVTVYLLEPNTCQYILGVESPVICKILDTADENGLLSLPS from the exons ATGCACGCAAATCACCCATTTTCCGTATTTTTCGTTTCGGTCTTGGGGGTTTGTTTCAGTGTTTCGGCGAACAGGGGAGGAGGCTACCCTTCATTTACTGATGAAATCCCATTCAAAATCAACTGGCCTGGTGCAGACGTCAGCCTG CCTGCATCAGGGGTTCTCTACAAAGAGGATGACTTTGTTATTATGACGACGTTGGAAAAGGAGAAATACAAATGTTTACTGCCTTCCTTAACAGGTGGAGATGAG AATGACGAAAGGGACTACAGTGGCCCTAATCCAGATGCTCTTCTTGATCCGTTATTCAAGCAGAGCAGCTGTTCATACAGG cttGAGTCATACTGGACATACGAGGTGTGCCATGGGAAACACGTGAGACAGTACCATGAGGAGAAGGAGACAGGCCAG AAGACAAATGTTCAGGAATACTACCTCGGAAACCTGCTGAAGAAGAGCGCCGATTCTTCAACAG AGCCTGAACCTGAATCAGATGGGGAATCATCATCTGCTAAAGATACAGAG GTTCTCACTAAGAACATTGAGGGCCAGCTGACCCCATACTACCCTGTAGAGATGGGTGATGGGACGGCCTGCCCGCTGAAGCATAACAAGCCGCGCTTCACCACTGTCCTGTACGTGTGCCATCCCGAGGCCAAGCACGAGATCCTCTCCATTGCTGAGGTCACCACCTGCGAGTACGAGGTGGTGGTGCTCACACCGCTACTCTGCTTACACCCCAAATATAG GTTCAAGTCTTCGCCAGTGAACGCCATCTTCTGCCAGGCTCTCTCTGGCTCGCCTCTCAGGCCTCAGCGCCTCTCCAGGCTGGACCAAGAGCAGCAGGACCTGCTCAAGCCCCCCTTTGGCTCCTCTACCactgagagagag GAGGCACCTCCTGTCCGAGAGGAGGCCTACACATCGACCCATAAGCCCATGGCTGTCGGGGGGCAGTCTCAGGTGGCCGTGGGCACCACTCATATCTCTCGGCTGACGGATGAGCAGCTGATTAAGGAGTTCCTTAGTGGCTCCTACTGTTTGCATGGG GGCGTTGGGTGGTGGAAGTATGAGTTCTGTTATGGCAAACATGTCCATCAGTATCACGAG GACAAGGAGCAGGGCAAGAGCACCGTGGTGGTGGGGAACTGGAACCCCGAGGAGCATCTGGAGTGGGCCAAGAAGAACGCTGCACGCTCCTATCAGCTGAAGGAAGAAGGCCTGCAGAAAGTCAA AGCCGTCTCCCACTTCTATGGGCATGGGGATGTGTGTGACCTGACTGGAAAGCCAAGACAGGTCATCGTGAAGCTAAA GTGCAAAGAGTCAGAATCTCCCCACGCTGTCACAGTGTACTTGTTGGAGCCAAACACCTGTCAATACATTCTTGGG GTGGAGTCCCCAGTCATTTGCAAGATCCTGGATACTGCCGATGAGAATGGCCTGCTGTCTCTTCCAAGCTAA
- the gpr75 gene encoding probable G-protein coupled receptor 75, producing MCTMNSTVWPLDLAEVSRRQICNGSLPGPGSSGHWTLIHKATLTSCSLLLVLIFSLGSYGNLVVFLSFFDPAFRKFRTNFDFMILNLSFCDMFICCVTAPMFALVLFLDAGGSGSGSAGGGGGGGAGGGGGGGVSKGFCFAFHLTSSGFIIMSLETVAVIALHRLRMVLGQQPNRTASFPCTIALTAMLWTSSFTLAMLVTLRAYPRSAGPCLPHFGLTGNRARVVVYVYLADFAFCVAVVAVSYLLIAQALRKNAQVRKCPIITVDATRPPPPPPPFIASGLEAMQCTVPVPSLYRNQTYNKLQHVQTHPFVKSVNQGPLVPGAAQGATSCQLVSTVNLATAKDSKAVVTCVVIVISVLLCCLPMGVSLAQDVLSPESSFAHYQFELCGFALIFLKSGINPFVYSRNSAGLRRRVLCCLQWLALGFLCCKHKTRLHAMGKGSLEANRNKSSHHETNSAYVLSPKPQRKLVDQACGPSQSRVTMPSPRTMGGGGGGGGGGGVCGGRMPRPPSTSTPINTRIEPYYSIYNSSPSAGPSSPTNSLQPVHSQTMGFAKSYMAMHYHTHQEVLQDLESTTAQQIPVPSV from the coding sequence ATGTGTACGATGAATAGCACAGTCTGGCCCCTGGACCTGGCCGAGGTATCGAGACGCCAGATATGCAACGGCAGCCTGCCTGGTCCAGGCTCCTCTGGCCACTGGACTCTGATTCACAAGGCCACCCTGACCTCCTGCTCCCTGCTCCTCGTCCTCATCTTCTCGCTGGGCTCCTACGGCAACCTGGTGGTGTTCCTCTCCTTCTTCGACCCGGCCTTCCGCAAGTTCCGCACCAACTTTGACTTCATGATCCTCAACCTGTCCTTCTGCGATATGTTCATCTGCTGCGTGACCGCTCCTATGTTCGCGCTGGTGCTCTTCCTGGACGCTGGTGGGAGCGGCAGTGGCagcgctggtggtggtggtggtggtggtgctggtggtggtggtggtggtggggtctcCAAGGGCTTCTGTTTCGCCTTCCACCTGACCAGCTCGGGCTTCATCATCATGTCCCTGGAGACGGTGGCGGTGATCGCTCTGCACCGGCTCCGCATGGTCCTGGGCCAGCAGCCCAACCGCACGGCCTCTTTCCCCTGCACCATAGCGCTGACCGCTATGCTGTGGACCTCCAGCTTCACCCTGGCCATGCTCGTCACCCTCCGGGCCTACCCCCGCAGCGCCGGGCCGTGCCTGCCCCACTTCGGACTGACCGGGAACCGGGCCAGGGTCGTGGTGTATGTGTACCTGGCCGATTTTGCCTTCTGCGTGGCGGTGGTGGCCGTCTCCTACCTGCTGATCGCCCAGGCGCTGAGGAAGAACGCCCAGGTGCGGAAGTGTCCCATCATCACGGTGGACGCCACCCGCCCACCGCCCCCGCCGCCCCCGTTCATCGCCTCGGGCCTGGAGGCCATGCAGTGCACCGTCCCGGTCCCCTCCCTGTACCGCAACCAGACCTACAACAAGCTGCAGCACGTTCAGACCCACCCTTTCGTCAAGAGCGTCAACCAGGGGCCGCTGGTGCCAGGGGCTGCCCAGGGGGCCACCAGCTGCCAGCTGGTCTCCACCGTCAACCTGGCCACGGCGAAGGACTCCAAGGCGGTGGTGACGTGCGTGGTGATCGTCATCTCCGTGCTGCTCTGCTGCCTCCCCATGGGCGTGTCGCTGGCCCAGGACGTGCTGTCGCCCGAGAGCAGCTTCGCGCACTACCAGTTCGAGCTGTGCGGCTTCGCCCTCATCTTCCTCAAGTCGGGCATCAACCCGTTCGTGTACTCGCGCAACAGCGCCGGGCTGCGCCGCCGCGTCCTCTGCTGCCTCCAGTGGCTGGCGCTGGGGTTCCTGTGCTGCAAGCACAAGACGCGGCTGCACGCCATGGGCAAGGGCAGCCTGGAGGCCAACCGCAACAAGTCCTCGCACCACGAGACCAACTCGGCCTACGTGCTCTCGCCCAAGCCCCAGCGCAAGCTGGTGGACCAGGCCTGCGGGCCCAGCCAGTCCCGCGTCACCATGCCCAGCCCCAGGACcatgggcggcggcggcggcggcggcggcggtggcggtgtcTGTGGCGGGCGCATGCCCCGGCCGCCCAGCACGTCCACGCCCATCAACACGCGCATCGAGCCCTACTACAGCATCTACAACAGCAGCCCCTCGGCCGGGCCCAGCTCGCCCACCAACAGCCTGCAGCCCGTCCACTCGCAGACCATGGGCTTCGCCAAGTCCTACATGGCCATGCACTACCACACCCACCAGGAGGTGCTGCAGGACCTGGAGAGCACCACTGCCCAGCAGATTCCCGTGCCTTCCGTCTGA